Genomic window (Equus asinus isolate D_3611 breed Donkey chromosome 13, EquAss-T2T_v2, whole genome shotgun sequence):
cagaaaaggttagGTCTAGGTGGCATGAGAAGGCCAGCACACGAGAGACCTCACTGCTGGTGAAGCGTCTGAGGGAGATCTAGAAGGCTGAATGGCAGTTTCCACGCAGGGATGACAGACGGGGAGCTGCCATTCCAGGGGGAAGGAACGGCTGAGCCAAGGCACGGAGGTGGGAATGTAATGGATCCATGACAGAATAACGGACACATGAGAGGTCACTTTGGCTGGAGACAAACATTACATCAtgtccacacacaaacacaaattaaCACTGACACCGGTGTACAACTTGTCAGGCCTAAAACATGATGCttcactgacacacacacatgcacacacatgcacccccGCCTCACCCTCTCCCTGTCGCTCTCCCCGCCCGGGCCACTGGCAGTGGAGACCTCCAGACCCAGGCACTGACCTCGATGAAGGTGCTGTTCCACACTCGTGCCTGCACGGTCACGTTGGTGATGACAGGAGCCTCAGGAATGGGGCACTCCAGCCACACACAGCGGGTGAGGTCACTGCCACAGCTCTGAGGTGGACATGGAACACAAGACATGAGACAGTCTGGGTCTCCAGATTCTCCACGCTTCACCCCCTACCTTCGACTCCTCCCCTGGCTTTGTCCCACCCATGGCGGACACAAAGGGACCTGACCTCATCCCTTCACTCATGCAcactccccccccacacacacactcatatgtTTAAGGCACATTCTCTGGGTCAAGCACATACAGGGACGTGGATAACATGAAATCTGATCCCTGCTCATGGAAGTGGGGCCCAATCCCCAGACCCCTGTCCCAACCCCCTCCCACACTGAGCCTTTGTTcatgcccctccctccacctgggACACCGCCTCCTGCCTCTCCACCCAGCTAGGCCTCAACTTGCTTTCCAGGCCTGGTCTCTCTCCCTTCCGACAGAGGGCACCCTACATCATGCCGTCTCCCTGCTCCACCTTCATCCTGCCTCTCTAAGGTTCTGAGCAGCTATATCGCCCCCAACAGGTTGGGGCTTCTGGGAATAGAGCCAGTGTCTTCCTTTGGTCCATGCTATTGGCTACTCCCCAAGGGCAAGGGCAGTGGGGTGTCCTCTGAGGGCAGGAGATGAGTCTCCCCCCTCTTACTCGGggctcctgagggcaggggccacatCACCTCATCAGACTGGGGTCTCCTGGTGAGTAGCACCTATCTCCCTTGCTTCCTGCATCCTCCAGGTGTCTGGGCACAATGCTCCCCAAGTCCACCTCGGCCACTCACCAGCAGGGTCTCAGACTTGGCTTTTTTGGCAGCAGCCAGAGTGACAGGCGGGGGGCCCTGGCCTCCCCCTGGGTCCAGCTGTCGCCGCCTGCGCTGTGGAAATGGCGGTCTGTCCCCAAGGACctgaagaaggaagagatttgctgggaggaaggagagggagcagaggtggagagaggaagaaagggcaggGGGAGAGGCAAGCTCCCAAAAGGGCacgaggggagggaggggaagacacTAGCCTTTCCGCCCTGCGGTATGCAAATGAGATGCAACACAAATGAGATGCAATAGAAAGATCCCTGATGGTGTCCTTACAGAAAGAGTGAGGTTGAGAGGGTTGACGAGGTCTCCAGGTGGCTGGCAGGGCCAGGACCCATTGCCGTGGATGGTGATCGCAGTGGGGTACAGCAGCCATTTGCCATTGATGACTTCATAGGGCCATTCCAGCCCTAGGACCAAGGTCCCCAGGGCTGTCAGCCCTTCCCCCATTGAGCCCACCTGTGGGCACAAGGGGTGTCATGGCCATTGTCTCCTGCAAAACCACCTCCATCTCACCAACCCCTAACCCTCACACCCTCGGACCCCAGACCCAGAAGGAAATCCCCCATCATCCTTCCCAAGAGTCCCCAGCCCAGGATCCTAGAGGCCTCCTTACCTGGAACTCATACTTGAGAGGGCTTCCCACATCCTCCACAGTTTTCATGCCAGACTCGCCCATTACTGTCCCCCCAAAGAAGCTTTGTAGCCGGTGACTCACCCTAGGAGTAAGAAAAATGCTGGAGTCATCGGGGACAGGAGGGGCCCTGGCAGAGGGGGTGGGCACCGAACTTGGTTAACTACAGCTCCTCTGACATCAGGCAGATGAgacaaatcccagctctgccatgttctagctgtgtggcctcaagCAAGTTtttatcctctctgagcctcagtttcctcttctgtaaagtggagcTCATAACAGTTGCTATGTCATGGGGCTGTTGTGAAAAGTCAATGAGATGATGTATATAAAATCCTTATCACAATGAGCTCTTAAGAAATGATAGGGCCACACCAACGCCTTAGCCCCAGGGTTGCCAATTCCGCCACTGCCACCTGGTTTGCAgggggaataataataacaataatgatagtGATTACTGTTTTTCAGGGAAAGGATGACCCAGAGGAAGTGGAGGCCTGAGGATCCCAGGCCAAGAGAGGTGTGTCAGAGGAGCTTGGGAGACACCTTGGGGACAGGGAGACCCCAGCTCAGCCACAGCAGGCTGGTGGGGGAGTGGTACCCACATGCTGAGCGAGGCCTGGAGCGTGTAGTCCACTAGCAGAGTCAGGGTCACGGGCCACAGGTCGTCCTGGTGACTGGACCTGGAGAGGGAATGCAGGAGGTAGGGGAGATGTGTCagctgaggctggggctgggggaggccccAGGACACCTCAACCCCGACATCAACCGGCTTCTCAAGGTCACTCACGTGGAGAGCTGCAGCTGTGCCTGGAGCTCCCTTGTGTGCAGGGTCACCCCGATGACCTCGAAGGCGATGAGCAGCTCCATCTGCCAAGAGGGTCAGGGAGGCagagagtggggctggggaggagtgaTGCCATGGGGGACAGAGGCCCTGAACACTAGGCTAGAGAGCTGGGTCTCtggctcctcttctttctccccatccACTTCCACTCCTTCACCTTCCTAGCCTCATCTTCACTTCCCTTTACCCTTTTCCTCCATCAGTGACACCTCTGCTACTTTTGAGTGTCATGATCTTGAATAAGTTACTAGAAGTTTCTAAACCTGTGTTTCCTTTCTGTAAATCAGCATCTACCTCCTCAGAAGGTTGTCAGAATTGTATCATATAAACGAAGCAAAGTGTTGGGgttggggcctggcacagagtcaatGCTGGCTGGTTTCCTCACCTCTGCCTGCTCTAGCTTTGGGCATAGCTCCCTAGTGGCCCCATTTTTCTCAGTCTCTGGGTCTCTCTCCACCCTCTACTGTATCTCCTCCTCCCCTACTCTGGCTCTCTGCTTCAAGGAGGCCCTGGAAGCAGGCAGGCAGAATCAAGAAGGATAAGGAGCTCATCAGAGGAGCAGCCTGGGATCCACAGAGCCAGGAAAGTGTGGCCAGCGCTCACCCTCTGGTTCCGTTTGAAGGGGTTCCCCAGCTCGCAAATGATGGTCTCGTTGGCCTGGCAGGCCCCAGGCTGAGGAAAGAAGACGAATCATGTCTGGGTGGTTAGGGTAGGGCTTCTCCCACCCCTCCCGTGCGGTACACGGTCAGAAGCCCTAAAGGCTTGAGAACTGGGTTCTCAAGACGGGTCTCAAGACACTGCAGGCACCTGAGGAGGCCCAGCCCAGAGGAGGGGGAACACATGGCAAATAACACATGTAAATGGCATGCATATAAGGATGCAAGTACGCAGTGGAGCCCTGATTGGGCTCTCAGTCGGGCGGAGGGCACTCACAGGGCGCACGGAGGACAGCAGCAGGGCGGGAGGCACCAATAGGGTGAGCAGCGCCTCATGGGCGTCTTCCCCAGCCCGCTCCTGGCTCTGGGGGTTGGTCACATTGATGCTCAGGAGCAGTTTCCGGACATCTCTGCTGTACTGGAGCCTGCGGGGGCGAGGAGCCCCAGACTGAGCGCAAAGCCGCGCCCTTGGGCACTCCCCAGATCAATTAGGCCCTACCCCTTGGGATTACTAAGTGAAGAAAGCCCCATCTCAGGACAGCCAGGCCCCGCCCTCTAGTCTCACCTGGAGAAAAAAGCCCCTTTACCCGCCCCAGCCGATTAAAGTCCATCCTCTCAGATGTGCCTCTCTGAGGCCCCTCCCCTCAGATCTTACCGGGTCTCTCTGATTTCCCTGACAATAGGCTCCGCCCCTCCAATCCTATTAGCCAATGAAATCAGCCCCACCCCGGGCCCATTGGCGCGGCCCACAGCGCACCTGCTCAGCCGCTGTCCCTGCTCCGACACGAAGGCCGCTCGCATCTGCAAGTTGCTGTCGCACTTGTTGTCCTGCCCGCACTCCTTCTGGAACTGGACCTAGGGGTGGCCAGAGGCGTGAGGGGCCCACCACCGACAGCGCCCTCCCGCCCCACGGCCCTCCTGGCCCCCGGCCCCTCCCACCTCCGTGTGGTTCTCCAGAGCCTGCGCCTGGTTGAGGACTGGATAGGCGTCCAGGGACCGCGGCCCCAGCCGGGGGCGCTCGGGCATCCGCAAAGGTAAAGAGTAGTTCATGGAGATGATGATGGGACGGAGTTTGTCGCGGACGTTGTCCTGGGAAGGAGGGCGAGCTGAGCCCAGGTCTGCACTGCCCCCCTCCTCAAGTTGAACCCCCGGGGGGAGCTGAGCCCCCTCCACCCTGAAAACCCCGCAGTAAGGCTGAACCCGCTCTGGTCCGACCACCAAATTGACCCCCTTCCTACCACCTTGATTCACAAGCTAGGACCCGGGGCTCCTCCTCTCCAAAGATCCCtggggcggggggctgggggggagTGAGCCTCCCTTCATCCCCGGGCACCCCAAGTTGAGCTCTCCCTTTCTACCCTGATGTCTCAGAGAGGGGCTGAGCATGCCCCCCACTCATGGATCACTTTGCCCCAGAGCTGAGCTGAGCCAAGAGTCTCACACTCATCACTTTTCTCAGAGATGACAAGCTCTTTGGCCCCCATCCCCACTCCgagggtctctctctctcctccaccactgCTGGGTGCTGTGCACTGTACCCCCTACAGGCCTGTGGCCTTCCAGGCCGACCttgcccttctctgtctctgggGAGACTCCAGTCCCTCACCCTTGAACTGGGGAGATAACCTCCTCCAGCAATCGTGGAGCCCATGTCTCGCCCCTTGCCCCTCCCTCACCATCAGGAGAAGCTCCAGCGTCTGGCAGCGCATCTCGGGCATGGAGAAGAAGCCGTGGAAGACAGCTGACTGGCTGCGCGCAAAGCGAAGCCGGGGTGGACGGCGGTCCCGGTCGGCCTCCAGAGTGTAGGCCAAggctgcagggggaggggggtCAGCAAGTGGCCAGGTGAGCATGCCCCCCTCGCCCTGCACCCCAGCACTCACTGATGTTTCGCCTGTAGTTGGGGTTCCCAGCACTCTGGTTGTAAGCAAAGCACAGCTCCACCTGCACACTGTTGGGGGCGAGGGACATACAGGAGGGCCTGGTTACGGTGGGACCCTGGTATCCAAGCCCTAGCTCTCGCCCCTTTACTGCGCAAGGGGAAACAGGGCCCTTAGGGGAAAGGCAGGGGCAAAACTGGGGAGTCCACAGAGTTGGTCTGGGGTGTCCCTGGCCCCTTCCTTCTCCACTTCCATTAGAGCCATAGAAAACAGGGTTAGAGGTCaccaatggggaaactgaggccctgagagcagAAGGTGTTGCCTGAAGTCCTTAGTCATTGGCCCAGCCCAGTGTTATGCAGGATCCCCAGTCCAGCTCTCCTTCCACCACCCACTCCTCTGCTTCGCTGCTCTGTCTCCCTTTGCCTTCTGATCCAGTGTCCTCATTCAAACAGAGATCTTGGggtcatcaccatcattatcgtCACCATCCTAGCaactaacattttttgagcacttagaGTGTACAGGGCACCATGCTAAGGGCTTtttgtacattatctcatttaattttcacaacaaccctgtgaattggttattattattaactttgtTTTATAGGCAAGGAATTTGAGACTCAGATTAATAATTTGCTTGAGgtggctctctctccttccccacatcTGTCCACCTAagtgtctccctccctcctcctcctctaggATCTCACTCCCCAGAGCCCGCCCCTGCCACTGCAGTGGGCataactgggatttgaaccaggccATCCAGAGCTCCCGGTCCAAACCACCATGCCGTACTGGTCCCGAGTTCATCCACTACCTCATGCAaggaattttgctttttaatgagGTTGGGTAGGGAGGGCAATGCTTATGCCAAGGATCAGCCCTCTCATGCTGGGATATCAGGAGTTGCCAGGGAAGGGGCTTGGGAGGCAGGGCCCCTCCTGGCCTGCCCATACATAAGGAGGAGCGGGTGTACAGAGCAGGGTCTGAGTCTCACCAGGAGGTGGCCGTGCAGAGTGCAGGGTCCAGCACAGATGGCCTGGCCACCAAGGTCCTGTGGAGGATGTTGATGACAGGCCGGGCCCTGCATAGAAGACATGCAGCTATCAGTACCTTCTGCTTGTCCCAGGCCAGGTTGGGGCTCAGGTTTGTGTGGACCTGGTGCCAAAGGTAGACAGACATGGGGCTCCACGCAGacagggctgggagagagaaagacCCCTATTCACCATGGCCCTGGCTCACCGCAGCAGCACGATGCGGTCAGACAGGCTCCCCACTAGCAGGTCTGGGTAGAAGTTGTCATCCACATCcatctgcccactcaaggaataGCCGAAGGTGGCCAAGCCAGGCAGTCCCAGCTTCTCTCCGTGGATTACCTGGGGGTGAGGGGAAGTGGTGAGGACAGGCTCTGGGTGTGGGGCCCAGGGGGAATAGGGAGGGGGTGGGTGAGGGACAGGAGGGAAGGCCCCTCAGTCCCTGTCCGTCCATACCTGCTGGGGCTGTCTGAGGAGCCCCCTGGAGCTGCTGTGGTAGATGTACACTTTGCCCAAGCCCTCGAACGGGGCTCCTACAGCAATGTCTGgggaagagaggcaggaggggtCACCCCGGGTACTGTGGGCCCCACGTCTCTCCCACCCTGTGCTGCAGGCCACAGAGCCCAGCATGGCATTGACCTCACCCTGCCAGGCAGTGCTCAGACATCAGGGAACAGAGCTGTGCAGCTTAGGATGAAAACTGGGGCCGTTGGAAGCCCAACTgcctctttttatatgtgggaaagTAAGTCCAGGAGAGGGAAGTGACTtatccagagtcacacagcaagtttaTATCCCAGGCAGGCCTAAACTCCAGATTCTTGATAACAGGCTGgtgtttgttttccctttttacaGTGCCTTCCATCTCCCCACCAACTTCCCCTCGAGACACCTGGTTCTTCTGATGACATTGACCAGCAGGGTCACAAAAGCAGGTGTCTCCTTTGGTGACTTTACCAGGTAGTTATCAGGCTCTcgtctcatttaaccctcaccaGAGTGCTGGGGTAGGTACtgtccccactttatagatgaggaggcAGACTCGGAAACCCCCAGACACACAGCCAACCGGTAGAGATGAGGACATTGGAGCTCAGGTCTAACACGGGGGGCTGGAATGTTAATGACAACACTGTAACGAACGTTACTTGTTCAAATGTCAAGACTTTTAAAGTTCTGACCATTATTTCCACAAATAACCCCCAGATGTTTTATAATCTTCTTAAACTTTACTGAACTCCTTCTAGTGTGCTGCTTTGGATCTGATAAGGCCCAGGTAAGCAGGAGGTCAAGCTTGTTGGACAAGTATGTAAAGGTCCTGAGTGGAAACCAGACGACTCTTCTATCAGGAAGTGCTAGGGCCACGTTCATGGAACATTCTAGCACCTCGTTTGGCATTTTAGAGgctcctctgccttccttttGGTCCTCAGCTGTGTTCTGGGAAATTGAGGATGTCAGAGGCTTCCAGTGGCTTCCAGATAAGCCAGGTGCTCCCGGGGCAGCCGGGCTCAACCCCTTGATCTGTCCTTCTCCCTGACACCCCAGGTCTGATTGGTCCCCTAGTCCTGCAGAGCACTGGTGACATCCCCTATTCCGGGGTTCCCATCTCATCCCAACTCTTAACATCCCACACCCAATATATGACATTCTTGATCTTAACACCCCCAGCCTTTCTCCCCATCATCCAGCCCACATCTCCCTCCAGCTCATCTTTCCAGGTACCAAGCTATCATGTCATATCCCTGCCCCCAAACCTCTGAACATCCCTCTACCATTAACCAAATAACAAGCCTCAGTTCTTCTGCCTGGATTTCAAAGcattcacccccacccccacactacCTGTCCAGCCTCATCTCTGACATGAACACCCCACACCTGCTAGATTTGGGCATGCCATGTGAGTGTCCCACACTTATGTTATACCCCTTCTGTTCCCCTCCACTGTGCACACTCAGCCCAGCCTTCAATGCCCAGGGGTACGTCTGCTTCTCTAGGAGGTCCACTGAGCTTGCCTCTGGTGGTTCCCTCTGCACGTCCTCTCTCTAGTACCAGGTAGTTATCAAGctcttatctcatttaaccctcacaagaGGGCTGGGGTAGGTAGTGCTGTCCCCACTGTGAGctccccaggcctgggcctcATCCCGTCTCTCCTTCGGGCCCTGTCAAGCCTGGTATGCAGTTGGCACTCAGTCAGTGGGTGTGCTGGGGCAGGAGTGCTGGCTCATACCCTGGAATCCATCCTGGTTGATGTCACCAATGCTGGCCACGGAGAAGCCGAAGGCGGAGCGACTGGGGCCgtgaagaaggagggaggggtgggcaggaaaGGAAGTGCCTGCCTGGTTCATGAAGACATAGATGGCACCCCCTACCTCCTCCTTCCGCTCAAAGTAGTAGGGAGCACCCACCAGGAGGTCCTGCCACCTatacaggagaggagagggaaatggagTGTGGCGTCAGCCCCCAATATGCAGCATAGCTCTCGTTTAGCAGGCATAATTGTGCCAGTGTACACGGCTGTACAAATGGTATCTCTGGGCACAGGTTATGGGAAAGACATGGAAATGTCAACATGACCCATTTAATAGAAAGCACATATCATAGAGGAGCCATGCACGCACAGATCACACCCAAACAGCCTGCATCCACTAGAGCCATAATGACAGGCATAGATACGGAGATGCAGGTGTCATGCAATTGACATGCAAATACCCAGAATCCCATAAATCTGATTACAAGTCAATACACAAAATTGACTTGCAAATCCCTGCAAACAGCATGCAAACAAATGCACAGTTGCAAACTTCCATTTCTCTGCCCTGGCTTGGGCAAGCCCGCCCGCTTCACCATTCTCCTGGCCCCAGAGAATGTCCCTGGATTCTCACCCATCATTGTTCAGGTCTGCCAGGGCAATGGCGCTGCCAAAATAGGCGCCCACCTGCGTGCCCTCCAGCACCTGCCTCCTCCGCAGGTCTCCGCCTGCCTCCTGGCTCAGCAAGAAGACAGCACCCATATGTTGGTGCCGCGGGGCACCCGTCACAATGGTGATGTCCGTGGGATGCAGGATCGCGCTGCCCACCTGCACCGTGTACCCTGGGATGGAGGGAAGGTGGTCAATCGAGGCCCCAGTAAACTCTATCCCATTCTACTCTGGACTCATCCCTCCAACGCCCCCCCCCCATTATCTATTTCTCTATTCCAAGTTAGGCAAGAAAGGGGACCCTGGATGCCCAGCCCCCAGTCCTGCCTGCACACTAGACcgtgagctccatgagggtagAGACTTTGCATCTTGGATGCATACAGGTGATGCTCAACAGGTGTGTGCTAGTTGAACTAAATGCCACTAGTCACACCTGCACCCTGGCCTCACTCTTCCACCAGGCACTGGAGTGAGAAGGCCAGCGTGCCAGGGACTGACCCCCTTCCTCCTCTACCACCCAATGAGCCACCACAACTGCACTCACCAATGTAGAGGTTTCCTTGGTCCTTGGGCTCCTTGTAACTGTATTCAGACAAATCCCAGTCCTTCCGCTGAATCATATAGCTGTTTCCTTGACAAGGATTTGGGGAGGGAGTATAAGTCACCACTCCTTTTCTCCACCATGTCCAGGGCCCCcagatgaggataataataaccCTTTTTATTTGTGAGCACTTTGCCATTTGTGGACCACTTTCTCTTTACTTTAACATGTGTGTAAGTTAGTATGATGGCctctgttttgcagatgagaaaagcgAGGCTCAGGGATGGGAAGCCACTTGTAGAGACATGGCTGGAATCGGTCATCCAGGCTCCTGGATGCTAGACGATGTTTCCCCCACTCTAGACACGGAGGGCAGACTCCACGTCATCATCTCTTCCTGGTCCTGGCCCCAGACTCGGGCTGCCTACCTGTCCCCTGCTCCCCCGGGCTGCTGCTAGAGAATATCTGCGGCCCTGGCATGGTTCTAAAGGAccagggggtgggaggcaggaccAGAGGAGCGAACAGAGGCCTCAGCCTCACGTGAGCCCAGAGCTGTGACTATGCCCCAAGCTACCTGTCAGTCAAAAGAAGGAGATTTGGGGCTCCCTCCACCTGTTGATTCTGCAACAGTAAGTGTGTGGTAAGGGGCGAGAGGTCACTGTTGCTACAACCTATGTGGCGGAGAGAGGCGGAGACGGAGGGAGTGTGAGCCATCAGACCCCTGAGAGGAGGTGTGAGCCGTGGTAGTTACAAATTTGGGTCTTGATACAAGAAAATACTCTGCAGCCCCCTCAAAAGCCTGCCCTATATGTATGGACATGAAACAACGCTCACAATttattgctaagtgaaaagagAAAGTAGCAGAACAGCCTGTTTAGTGTGATCCTGCATgcgtgtatttttaaaaaagatatctaTATATTCTAAAATAAGTCAGGAGGATCCACCAAACGCTTAGTAGTAATCCCTGGGAAGTGGGACAAGGGAGATGGGTCGGGGGGACACTTTTACTCTTTATTGTACCAAATCCTACTGTGCCATTTTGTAGTTGTACCAGGAAtacgttttatttttttcaagtaagTTTTTAAATGGTTACGCTGGAGTCAGATGGACCTGCATACCAATTCAGGTTTCATAACTTACTGTTGGCCTTGGGcgatttatttcacttctctgaggctcagttttcggtaaaatgggtataataatccTTGCCTCATAGAGTATTTTAAGGTTAATTAAGATAATATGTGTAAAGCCTCCGGCACatagtttgttgttgttattgccatcaagttgattccgactcctagcaacACTGTGTGCAGctgagcagaaccctgcccagtctttttgctccattctctcaccttcctgcactttatcagacaatgctccactgctattcatagggtatCATGGACAATTTTTCtggaagtgggtagccaggtctttcttcctagtctgtctgagtctggaactccgctgaaacctgtccaccatgggtgaccctgctggtatttgaaatactggtggcagagcttccagcatcacagcaacatgcagccgccacagtatgacaaccgacagacaggtaaTGTAGTTCCCTGACccagaaacaaacctgggctacAGCAATGAGAGCACCAACTCTTAACCGGTAgctcatcagggctggctctggcaAAGAGGTCCTGCCTCTTCTGCCCTCTGGTGTGGAGGGTCTGGGCCGGGTGTCCCAGTGGCTAACCAGGGTGGTGGTCCttgctcctcctcccttcccccat
Coding sequences:
- the ITGA3 gene encoding integrin alpha-3 isoform X1, which gives rise to MRREGRCCPFKRRWRSRDLFSFPGRKAELGLGAQAMGPGPSRAARVPRPMLCALALMVAAGGRVASAFNLDTRFLVVKEAQNPGSLFGYSVALHRQTELQHRYLLLAGAPRDLAVPDGYTNRTGAVYLCPLTAHKDDCERMDIKEKSDPTHHIIEDMWLGVTVASQGPAGRVLVCAHRYTQVLWSGSEDQRRMVGKCYVRGNDLKLDPTDDWQTYHNEMCNSNTDYLETGMCQLGTSGGFTQNTVYFGAPGAYNWKGNSYMIQRKDWDLSEYSYKEPKDQGNLYIGYTVQVGSAILHPTDITIVTGAPRHQHMGAVFLLSQEAGGDLRRRQVLEGTQVGAYFGSAIALADLNNDGWQDLLVGAPYYFERKEEVGGAIYVFMNQAGTSFPAHPSLLLHGPSRSAFGFSVASIGDINQDGFQDIAVGAPFEGLGKVYIYHSSSRGLLRQPQQVIHGEKLGLPGLATFGYSLSGQMDVDDNFYPDLLVGSLSDRIVLLRARPVINILHRTLVARPSVLDPALCTATSCVQVELCFAYNQSAGNPNYRRNITLAYTLEADRDRRPPRLRFARSQSAVFHGFFSMPEMRCQTLELLLMDNVRDKLRPIIISMNYSLPLRMPERPRLGPRSLDAYPVLNQAQALENHTEVQFQKECGQDNKCDSNLQMRAAFVSEQGQRLSRLQYSRDVRKLLLSINVTNPQSQERAGEDAHEALLTLLVPPALLLSSVRPPGACQANETIICELGNPFKRNQRMELLIAFEVIGVTLHTRELQAQLQLSTSSHQDDLWPVTLTLLVDYTLQASLSMVSHRLQSFFGGTVMGESGMKTVEDVGSPLKYEFQVGSMGEGLTALGTLVLGLEWPYEVINGKWLLYPTAITIHGNGSWPCQPPGDLVNPLNLTLSVLGDRPPFPQRRRRQLDPGGGQGPPPVTLAAAKKAKSETLLSCGSDLTRCVWLECPIPEAPVITNVTVQARVWNSTFIEDYRDFDRVRVASWATLFLRTSVPTINMENKTVGFSVDIDSDLVEELPAEIELWLVLVAVSAGLLLLGLIILLLWKCDFFKRTRYYRIMPKYHAVRIREEERYPPPGSTPPTKKHWVTSWQTRDRYY
- the ITGA3 gene encoding integrin alpha-3 isoform X2, with the translated sequence MRREGRCCPFKRRWRSRDLFSFPGRKAELGLGAQAMGPGPSRAARVPRPMLCALALMVAAGGRVASAFNLDTRFLVVKEAQNPGSLFGYSVALHRQTELQHRYLLLAGAPRDLAVPDGYTNRTGAVYLCPLTAHKDDCERMDIKEKSDPTHHIIEDMWLGVTVASQGPAGRVLVCAHRYTQVLWSGSEDQRRMVGKCYVRGNDLKLDPTDDWQTYHNEMCNSNTDYLETGMCQLGTSGGFTQNTVYFGAPGAYNWKGNSYMIQRKDWDLSEYSYKEPKDQGNLYIGYTVQVGSAILHPTDITIVTGAPRHQHMGAVFLLSQEAGGDLRRRQVLEGTQVGAYFGSAIALADLNNDGWQDLLVGAPYYFERKEEVGGAIYVFMNQAGTSFPAHPSLLLHGPSRSAFGFSVASIGDINQDGFQDIAVGAPFEGLGKVYIYHSSSRGLLRQPQQVIHGEKLGLPGLATFGYSLSGQMDVDDNFYPDLLVGSLSDRIVLLRARPVINILHRTLVARPSVLDPALCTATSCVQVELCFAYNQSAGNPNYRRNITLAYTLEADRDRRPPRLRFARSQSAVFHGFFSMPEMRCQTLELLLMDNVRDKLRPIIISMNYSLPLRMPERPRLGPRSLDAYPVLNQAQALENHTEVQFQKECGQDNKCDSNLQMRAAFVSEQGQRLSRLQYSRDVRKLLLSINVTNPQSQERAGEDAHEALLTLLVPPALLLSSVRPPGACQANETIICELGNPFKRNQRMELLIAFEVIGVTLHTRELQAQLQLSTSSHQDDLWPVTLTLLVDYTLQASLSMVSHRLQSFFGGTVMGESGMKTVEDVGSPLKYEFQVGSMGEGLTALGTLVLGLEWPYEVINGKWLLYPTAITIHGNGSWPCQPPGDLVNPLNLTLSVLGDRPPFPQRRRRQLDPGGGQGPPPVTLAAAKKAKSETLLSCGSDLTRCVWLECPIPEAPVITNVTVQARVWNSTFIEDYRDFDRVRVASWATLFLRTSVPTINMENKTVGFSVDIDSDLVEELPAEIELWLVLVAVSAGLLLLGLIILLLWKCGFFKRARTRALYEAKRQKAEMKSQPSETERLTDDY